In a genomic window of Sarcophilus harrisii chromosome 4, mSarHar1.11, whole genome shotgun sequence:
- the RPL27 gene encoding 60S ribosomal protein L27: MGKFMKPGKVVLVLAGRYSGRKAVIVKNIDDGTSDRPYSHALVAGIDRYPRKVTAAMGKKKIAKRSKIKSFVKVYNYNHLMPTRYSVDIPLDKTVVNKDVFRDPALKRKARREAKVKFEERYKTGKNKWFFQKLRF, from the exons ATGGGCAAGTTTATGAAACCCGGGAAGGTGGTGCTGGTCCTGGCCGGGCGGTACTCCGGGCGCAAAGCCGTCATCGTGAAG AACATTGACGATGGGACCTCAGACAGGCCCTACAGCCATGCCTTGGTGGCAGGCATCGACCGCTATCCTCGCAAAGTGACTGCGGCCATGGGCAAGAAGAAGATTGCCAAGAGATCTAAAATCAAGTCTTTCGTGAAAGTGTACAACTACAACCACCTCATGCCCACCAG ATACTCTGTGGACATCCCATTGGATAAAACAGTTGTCAACAAGGATGTGTTCCGTGACCCTGCACTAAAACGGAAGGCAAGGAGGGAGGCCAAGGTCAAGTTTGAGGAAAG gtaCAAGACAGGCAAAAACAAGTGGTTCTTCCAGAAGCTACGGTTTTAG